In Anthocerotibacter panamensis C109, the sequence AACTTCGGTATAGATCTCCTTAGCTGCACCCGCACGGCTCAAATCGGCCGAAATAGCTTCAGCGCGAATCCCGTGCTTGCCCACCAGTTCTGCTGCGAGGGTCTGAAGTTTATCCTCCGACCGGGCGACCAAGATGAGATGCATCCCCCGTTGCGCCAGAGCTTGCGCAAACACTGCTCCAATCCCCGTGGAAGCTCCGGTGATAAGGGCCGTCTTGCCCCGATAGGTGACCATGCTTGTCTCCTCAAGTGATGTAGCTTCGCTGCACGATTTATCTTATATAGGACAAATCGTATATTAGCCCAAGCCTATAATAATTGAGAAGAGCCTGTCAAGAGCGCTGCCATGTCCTTGCCCCATGCCCTCCTCGGATTCCTGCGCGAAGAGCCGCTTACAGGATATGACCTCAAAACCCAGTGTTTCGATAAGTCGGTTGCCCATTTTTGGCCCGCCGACCAGGCTCAGATCTACCGTACGCTCGAAAAAATGGTGGCACAGGGTTGGGTCTCCAGCCACCTTGAGGTGCAGCACAACCGCCCCAACCGCAAGGTCTACACCCTGACCCCTGCCGGGGAGACAGCCTTATACCGTTGGCTCGTCCAGCCTCAGGGACTGCCTACCCACCGCGATCCCTTGCTGATCCAGGTCTTCTTCGCAGACCAACTCTCCGACCCCGAACTGCTAAACTTGCTCACCCGGCAACTGACAGCGCACCAAGAGCTTTTGGACTATTACCAAGACATGCCCAACCATCTACCCCTACCGCCTTTGGATGACCCGACCGCAAGCCGGGAAGAGCGGATGCACCGCCTCGTCCTAGAGATGGCCATGGGTAAAGAGCAGTCCTATATCCGCTGGTTGCAGCAAGCCATCGCCCTCATTCAGACAGCAAGTGTCTAGAAGCACTTCTGCAAATGTGGCAGCAGGCAGCATCTAGCAATGGCAATATGGAGCTAGAGCCCTTTGTAAACCCCATGACCCTTACTCCGGCCCGTCCCGACCTCCTTGAAGCGCAGATCCTCCATCTCGGCACCCAAATCCTCAAGGGGAGTACGGGGAGTAAGGGGTTGTCCGCCCTGCTCCAGAAAAGTTGGTGGGACGATAAGCTCATGGATTGGGCGATGGCTGATGAAGTGCTGCGTGTGGAG encodes:
- a CDS encoding PadR family transcriptional regulator, coding for MSLPHALLGFLREEPLTGYDLKTQCFDKSVAHFWPADQAQIYRTLEKMVAQGWVSSHLEVQHNRPNRKVYTLTPAGETALYRWLVQPQGLPTHRDPLLIQVFFADQLSDPELLNLLTRQLTAHQELLDYYQDMPNHLPLPPLDDPTASREERMHRLVLEMAMGKEQSYIRWLQQAIALIQTASV